GCGCTAGGCTAGGAGGTCGAGATGGAGTCGCACGACGGGTTTTAGGGCGGTTGTCGGTAGGGTGGTGGCCAAACTGCGCCGTACTACACCGCTTCATTCCTAGAGGTTTTCTACCACTGCATGCCGTCCGACACTCCGGAGTTCATCCTTTACAAGACGCGGCACCTCGGCAACGACGAGGTCTACATTATGGAGAGCGAACACAACCGTGACTACCGGCAGGACATTCTGCCGACGGAGTTTCGCGACGTGTTGATCGTGATTTATCCGCTCAAGAGCAGCCTGTCCCGGATGACGGTGAACAAGAAGCCGGACGTTCCGTAGTTTGGCCCGCTGTCGGACGAAGTCGTCATTTGTTGTTCCGGTTCGGCGAGCTTTGTACGCATTTCGGCCATCAACACGAGTCGCGCCAAGCGGACGTCCCTCTCGCTGTATCAGAGTAGACCAGAGTAGAAGTGAGTATTCAtaattaaagttgaaaaaagctAGATTCTATGATCTTTCTTTTCGCAGCTACGTGGAGATCCTGTACCGAGAACTAACGCCCTTTGTCCGATCTCACCGTCCGTGGAcaaacacaactcgacattcgGCACGGGAGACGATTCGAACCGTATCTTCGAGGAGTTTACCGCGCCCATTTTCAGTCCCATTTCGTCGTAGAGTACGGTCACGGCCAGTGATGGTGGCAACCCAGCAGGATCTACAACCGGAAATGCCCGCTGGCTGCAGCTGATTTCTGATCGCCAccggaacaaacaaaaaagtcactgcaataaatcaaattaaaaaaaaatggtttgtttatgtttggaTTGACATTTCTAGCCAAAGGAACCTATTCGATATCTATCCCTGAGCTCAAAATGGGCATTGCGTAATATTACACGATTTTAAGAGTACAttcaaaggtgatgtgcatgcttttgcatgcgattttaccatcggaattTTCGCTGTGTACGCACACCAACATATTCTCTTGCACGCGCGCATACCCACATTCACATTTCGTAACGCGACCGGCGGctgtcaaaaaatgcattttgcacgtgatttgatgtgataaccaacagggccacaaggatgacctatgtagcggttgcctagaattacagtggctcagacttaagGTAGTGTTGTCACGAACCGGACCTGAGTTTCTGGGCGCACTGCAGCGCTACCAGAACTTCGCCGCTGGGCTCTTCGCTCTCATCCGAGAGATGACAGATGAACGACGTCGGAacctagaagtttttttttgaaattaaatatgtctttattgaactttcttataataattacatttcatttacattctaagtggtatggctacatgctcttcatctttgttatatttttcgttttcttattaactgttcacattcatttatttgcttcaaattgttttacatttttgccttgaatcgaatacatttgggtaaaaatggaaaaaaaatcacttcaacaactaatcctaacttaaaactaaaaaaagtaaattcattgaaatattcaaaatcactagaacgagtaaactacgaactgtattttaagatgaatgctccaagagttcttacttgttcctggcgagttttgcaaccacgcagtgttgttgtcatctcgatgaaaatgttcagaagttcttgtggtgaaaacaggtcattactgccttcatccgttgatgttggttggttttccctcggttgctgactgaagcctggaggtgttgtatgctctgcaactctttgccgctgattcaacggaaatggctgcagatttggaaccactcgaacagatcccgctccagatgaggccaaagcaggaaaatccacgtccgtgaaagttggtggtgttttgcgacgatttggttggtgcctcgtcgtcgcttggtgccgaattttcacaaactcagcacgttttgggcagcttcgattcttggtagaatggccgccgccgcaattgaagcatttggcttcaatgttctcgttgattgtttcgcaagcttgagttttgtgctcacctccgcaggttgcacaacgactcttgatgaaacagttccttccaccatgtccaaactgcaaacagttcgaacactgcgtcacgtcacggtgcactggacgataacgttcccaagtcacgatgatgttgaaaattgcccgaactgctttcagctcagacggcgttgtcgatcctctctcgagatgaaccaggtacagttgatcacgatacttgatgtccttgttgtgtctcgtcatcttgaagacttcgatcacgttcaacttaagagttttgagctcttctttcagcacactcacatccatgtcgtacagaccacggaggacctgtttcatggggcgtttacctggatcgtcatggctgtagtattcaatctttgtgttgttcaggaaatcccgaacgtagttgtaatcctttctggtaggtagcagaattttgagtccatcagcacacaagcgaatggaagctcgtaaagcaccagatttgataaacccggtcagccactttcgcaccgaatccgatgacgatgttttcacaaaaatgggtggtaacttttcccgtcgttcaaactcttccttctcgctcacgtccacagggagggtagcgaactggtttccagacgaattttgagcgtccttgctcaaactgcctggctttgcaggtagcgcttcggcattctttagcttcttcaaatctgccgatcctgctggtgaggaccgcctctttttcttgccgtgaggcattttttgcactttttagcatttttttggtttgtgagggacgcacgtctgactcgcttctctgctgatcgcagactcgGAACCTAGGAGTAATATTTTAACGTGTTCGTCTTTTGTGCGTCATTCTTAGCTAGACTGTCATCGCGGTTAGtcgtgcaacaaaaaaaaaagttttaattcgtTACGGCGAGTCTTTATTATTGTAGCAGGCCTTGACCTGCACAGCTGATGCAAGTCAGTTCAATCCCGACTAGCAAAGCAGTCGGACGTAATAAACAGTTTAATCGCTTCAACCAAAACTGTCTTTCTGTAACATAGCAACGTTTCTAACAATTGGCGacgaggagaaaaaaaaattctcggaAAATTCTCGAAGCTCTCAAACCTTCAAGAAGGGGAAGGCTCACCCACACTGGAGCACCTTGCAAACGTTCTTGTCAGTATACCGTTCCACGCAAAACCGGAACACACCGAACATGACGTCTCCAGCTTAAGCATTCCTTGGAAGACCGGTGCGCACCACACTGGACCTGCTGAAGAAGCCTGTTCCTGCCACACCGGTCGCCGTCAACCACAAGCAGAACGAGCAGTTCAACCGTCGGCATGGAGCCGTCAAGCGCGAGTTCAAGGACGATGACCTTGGCTACGCCGAATACCACCAGTGCAACACCAAGTCCTGGATTCCCGGCCGTGTCGTCGAACGGAAAGGTTCCGTCaactacaaagaaaaaaaatccggtaaatttacatcatttatgatgtaccaaaagtgcacgtcattaatgatgcgaatttaaataagtttcattttaaatttacatgcCATCTAACGTAAATAAGCCGAACAAAAAAGGACttgaaaacatgtaaatttccgatgaagtcaacgtaaatttacccaaaatgtaatttttttttaccccgTTGAATCTAGAATCAGATGTAATTTTCCAAAGCATTGGGATTTGTATTGGCACGAATGCATCTTTGAAACGCATGCTTACGGGTTTGTATTGAAGCTCAATACAAAACAAAAGCGTGCAATAGAAAGTGCTAAATCGCAATACAAGTAAAAGCTTTTGATGCATACATCGAAATCTAAAACCAACGGGGCTTGGAAaagaaattaaatgtttttttttttgcactttacaACTATCTGATAgaatattgtacgatcagttcctagctggactcggtcactggaaacgaccggcgactcaacgaccgacgaaataggcggcgggccagatgcgggcataaaaatgtcaaaatctcttcccccctcacttcgtctcaccatccagctgcagcatTGTTGActaacaaacggagcacgcggtcgcatgatggcggcatcgatccagaattaggggtgaccatgtgattaaaaatgaaagttatttcaagaaaaatattatttttccgaccgaattgaaaaatttcgagcatgttcaaacaattattcctgatgtcggagaagtgataaaaaagctaaattttaatccataatttttctataaattgatttttttcactccaactggga
This is a stretch of genomic DNA from Culex pipiens pallens isolate TS chromosome 1, TS_CPP_V2, whole genome shotgun sequence. It encodes these proteins:
- the LOC128092549 gene encoding probable Rho GTPase-activating protein CG5521, with protein sequence MPSDTPEFILYKTRHLGNDEVYIMESEHNRDYRQDILPTEFRDVLIVIYPLKSSLSRMTVNKKPDVP